ATTCCGTGACAAATCGTCTAAAAGTCACTAAGCAAAGATCTACAAATCATCTCTGTCTCCAGATTTTTGCCAGAAAATACCCACTGATGTAACATTTTAAGTCAAACTGTGTAAATTTCACAAAGTCTTAAACCTAATACCAATTTTGAAACACTAAGTATATTGATCAGATCTGTAGACGAGATGGATAGGATTGAACATACCTGGGCTGTATAATGGATTTCTCATAACTCTCTCCGTAGCTCGCACTGTCAGGGAGGTTCAGGAAGATAAGAATGAAGGCCAGTAACTGTAACGTGAATCCGAATATAATGACTGCACTGCGGCCGAGTTTACACCTTGTGAATATCCTGTTCAGGAATACTTGGCACATACCACCTGATACATACAATATTAGAATTATCATCCTACGCCATCATGACTGTTATATTAGAcaaataagttgttttaaatatacagtttgaaatttgttttcggGAGAATTAACGTAgagttattggctgagcattagcgaagcctatcactaaggGTGCTacaaaaatttcacttctgtctCCACATGATATCTCAAATAGTAATTGATGTAATGacctgaaattttgcaagaagcttcatttctatatacgcaacattgagtttgatgatggttcaTGTACGGTGTGGTACCTTACTATAAAATGTAAGGATTAGTGTTAAAgtgatttggattttttttaatttttaaacaagaaagtgttaatacaaatttatgaatacaatttatGTTGTTATATCATAGACATACCAGAGTttggtaaaattttactttttaatagtttgttaatttCCAAATTGCACTTGGATGCCAATTTGCACTCCACAAAAAAATGCTGTTGGCATGGAACAAATTCTGACATATTACCCACCGAAAACTTCTCCAACAGCAATACAGATGCCGGACAATGCTACCAACTGCTTGGCTTGGTTCCCGAAGGCTGTTGTGAAGCCAACACTTGGACTGTACACTCCGTACGTAAAAGCATGCTGCATACCTGCATACAATAACAGTTTTAGGAAATTCATTTCAATTCAAGTAcgagattattttatttcactattctatacaaattattaaaatcatattatgaaTAATTCTAGTTGTAATCCAGATATTTTAGAATACTTTGAAGCTATATGATGAGGTCTATGAAAAATACAATGTTGAACTCACAAAATCTGTATGTTTGTGACAAcactaaataaatatgatttgtacATTCAAAAtccagtaaaaatttaaaatttgttcaattaaCTCATAAAGTAAACAACCTGTTGTGATTTACATAAAGGATATGTTGAAGTgatttactttagtttttataatcAGCCTGATCTAGTGTTTCTTTTACTTTCAATCACAACAAAACTTATGTACTTATGTGGTACTTTTGatacttttgacgtgacaacgtcttaaattaggttgcggctcggagtcactcatgaaaaagtgtaacgcccggtaacgttacgatgcccgtccagtgggtccgccgcacgggatccgcacgggataaagcagataactgtgggtccaccgcacgggataaagcagataactatgtttatttatatgatttgcatgtagaggtaaacaaaataaattttaatataacttgtgATGTTACAcctgttttaattagttttaaattatgtttcaaactCATATCCAGAATGTTTATTCAGATAATATTGGCAGAAGAAAGCAACACAGTTCTGCTATCAAATTTTCCATAATTTACCAACTGCAATTTGTCAACATCTAAGAAACTGGCAACTTTATAATAAACTCACAGCAACGATATAGTGCTTAACTAAACATGAAGTCCAGCAGCTTCCTTCATCCTGACATTTCTACTGTAACAGTTTTGTGTTACAAAGTGAAGCTTCAATTAAAAGGAAGCTTCCGTTAAAACAAAGCTCAGAATTATCATCATACGTCATCATTAAACCCAAACAGACAAAGATTTATCTTTCTGGTTTTAGATCATCTACAAGCTAATCTTAAACaactatttttctacaaaaataggATATATACCTAACTTTTGTCTATCACATTATAAAAAGCTATTAAACAAATCTAATTAGGAAAATTACCCTTTATTGAATTAGTATTCCAGAAATAGAGTGATGGACAAGAATTTATGCAACTTAATTTACTTGTATGGAGTGtagaagaattgttttatttgggTGCTACAGATATGAGTTGAGTAGTTTGATTTTGGTGCAATATTACTACAAATATTCtctaaactattcaaaataaaacaacaatcatcCCTGGTTCATGTTTCTGCTAATGTAGCTAGAACTGTAAAGGTTACGTTTGAATTAATTAACACAAATTTGCATAATCACTAACATCAAGTCTAGTAATTTGTTGATATTTAACCATACAAACACAGGGAGACAAAAACAACTATCAGGTGATAGCTGATCTGATAAGAGATGAAAGTGCTCATACCACATCATGGGCTGAGAGCAGAAGCAGTTAATTTACTACTATGTGTTCTACAGGTACCAGTGTATATAATACAATCTGTTAAtttgtaatcaataaataatttgttatgcattttatgcattttaaaattattaacataactttatttatatttatctgtaataagaatatttattaaataattactgtacATTACATAACACACAAACAAAAGTAAACTTAATGCAAAAACACTTCAACATGTAACTATATCATCAATTGTGTAAagttagaattttataaattgttgataCCTTTTAAAAGCCAGCCTGTAGTAAAATAACCTTGAGTTTTcaaaatgaccttgagttttcccCCTTAAGAGCaattttacacccttatttttagttgtagaatcATGGGATACGTCTAGGATCCAATtgctatttattttgttcaatatattttgtatgtgttttttcagaaaaaaatctcaaactatGTTGCACTTCATTgttattcaaaaagtaaaaaaaactactttacaaaaaactaaaaatcatgtaGATTTGTATTACTTACATCTGTAAAATGAGATATCTCCCATAAtgacacaataataaataaattagggcATAAAACTGCGACTGCATGAGGTTTAGCATTATTTTTATGGGGATAAAATCAGTCATTTTACTACAACCATCTCTTAAGTCTGCCCATTTTGTACATAACCTAAAAACTGAGCATATAAGGTACTGATGTGTGCATGTTATGTCAAGCAACCTAATAGTTACagtttatactgtattttaaaatgaacttacCAGTAAAgcaaaatgttatgtttagtattataatttcttttgtgATAAAAACCATCCAAGTTTTCTTCAGTTCAACCAGAGGCCCTCGGGCTTCATCCAATTCATCTTTGGGTTTTTTAGACTCACGCAAGAATAAAAATGCAAACACTGATACAGCTGCTACGCCACCAAGAACCCAGATTACTTGATGTCTTGTATCGGCATCTATTCTTCTCTTTCCctcaaatttgaaaaatgtaaagatGTTGCCAAACAGTGATCTGGAAAAACAATCAGTATAAAAATACGGGTACCAACACAGTATCATGATAATAACCATAAActcaatataaaactattaaagccATCACAATATCCGATAATGCTCATAAgccaatttaattcaattcaaaatatctttatttcaattttttatatatttttatacgaatAGTGCCAATTACATAATTAGATATTACTATTTTTTCTGCTAGACAAGGCATTAAAACAGGATTAAGCATAACTTAAACATCTTAATTTTTCTGTGCTCATAAAAATTCACCATTGCTATAAAAAGGGTGACTAGTAAGAttttttttagtgtattaaaaaaaatttacattatttcctttttgacgtgacaacgtcttaaattaggttgcggctcggagtcactcatgaaaaagtgtaacgcccggtaacgttacgatgcccgtccagtgggtccgccgcacgggatccgcacgggataaagcagataactgtgggtccgccgcacgggataaagcagataactatgtttattcgtgaaaatgtggagtgcttagattcgtcatttacaacaactacaacaataaaggtaaataattgtacactgatatttcattatcgtaaactactgtatgattgattgattaattgttagattgacacaaaagttgagaaactgagtttataggttatgtcatactattgacaaatgttgatagtgttaagtaaattattagtttaaatcactctgcaatcaatcgtaattcagtcgattgagaagaaacagcgcgtattgctagtcaaacatttaaaataacaaattataacctctaacctttcataacagtgcgaccaaacaaacgaactaaaccgaccaaacaccacgcgcggagttagaatttaactgtgtttagcaagaatttcaaattccaattttagtaaatgttttattcaactttaccatttacaataacaaattttaattaatttcaaattatgtacaatgttttattaaacaaaaatatatttctatagttaaaatttgtgcaattcttattttcattcaattccttgttcctattgtgcaatttaataatattcatatcaataaatattctaccgagaaaaagacgttgtcacgtaaaatcttcgcccgtaaaaccgactttacaggcaaccataattttttgataatgtttggtaattttaatacaaaatattgtacaatatcggttggttttttcaaataaaattccaaatttgttCGTTTGTTATAACCAGGCAACGATTTCGAGTGCTGTAATGATCATGATTATTTTGACTTCTATAGTTGGTCCTTGGGTTGCCCTGAAATTTAATATAGGTTGATAAATATACAAACCATAAACGGTCATGATGCCAAGGTCAACAAAAGCATCCCTCATAGAATCATCCCACTTAAGATTGAGCATAATAcgaattttttttgcttttaaaactttGTCTAGGTTTGTTTTAGTATTAGACTTCAATAAACCAAAGAGTTCAATAAACAAGAATATCAATTGGTAACAACATCTATTCAATACAACCTCGAAACACAACTTAACATTACAAAAGAACTTTTGATAAATATCGAGATTATCTGCCAACATATACTCAGTTGTCCAACAATGatcagctgtttatatatctatctcaATTCTaccaacatacgctcagctgaccaataatgctcagctgtttatgcATCTATCTCGATTTGTTCTAGAACAGGGGTTActattacacattaaaacactaagtttaaaaatgttattttaataataacgtaCCTACGTCAGTATATTGTTTTCATTGCCttaatattgcaaaaaattacattttttctaaagTAAAAATTCCAGAAGagaatttatttagtattttttctatatacagGTCCCAAATGAGCTTTTTATCTATTACTAAAGCAAGAAATGTTGTGCTTTGTTCCTGTTGAATTTCCTGATTATATTAAGATTTCAGgttcttcttttagtttttgttgtttgGTACAAAAAGCAATAGTGGTTGTTCTATTGACATTGAGTAGAAGACACTTTCACTCAAAAATTGATTtaccttaaataaattattgctattaatagcttaaatgttatttatattttgtccaGGTACCAAGTAATTTGAGTCATCTGCATACAGATAGATATATCACCCATCAACCACTCTGGGGAAGCCTCTGATGTAACAGACAAATAGCAGGGGTCCCAGGATAGATCCATGTGGCACACCATTCTATATCTTCTGTAGAGTTGACTATTTTCTTCTATATgtccttttccatttttacttaGTACTTGTATGGACTGAAATCTATCAGATAAGTACGAATTAAATCAGTCATACTCTTTACCTCTAATACAAAGGTTATTTATAGTCTGCAGAAGTCTTCCATGACAAACACTATTGAAAGCACAACTCAATATGAACTCAAACTCTATATGAAACTACTGAAACAGACACAATTTCATGATAAGACCCATAAACTCAATATAAAACTGCTCAGGCCATCACAATGTCATGATAATGCCCATAAACTCAACATTTGAATATTCCATAAGACATgaaaatttctgaaattaaaGTCATTAAATCCAATAAGATTTTCAATCTAAATCATACACATTTACATTTGTTAGTGATGAACACAACATTTGCAAACTAATTCACCACAATttaatccttaaaaaaaattgtattatgtacCTGTGAACTATTGTATTgctgtattattaatattggcAATTGTGTTAAGGGAACTGTATCTCATTAATGAACTTTAATAAAAGAttgaatatttcaagaaaaaacttGTTTCGAGCATCCGCCTTTaatcttagtttaaatttattttgaagacaaaGGAGGAAACTCACGATGACTGAAGGAAAGCCCAGAAAATCCCAACATTGCGAGAGATATTAGTAGAGTCAGAGTTGAGTACGAGATAGTTGCCCTCCGCAGTCCATAATAGTCCACCCGCCACTCCTCCAATCACAGTCACTGCATAGATTGCCCAAGACTCTTCTAAGTTGAATGCCAAAATGTATATCCTGAAAAGtgtatttgtgtaaaattattcataaaaaattaatttctcacattatgtttattatatgtgtaccacaaaataaaaacaaaaaccttaaattaaattactaagaCTTTTAAGAGCAGGAGATTTTAAAAAGCAAAACTGGttattactgataaaaatgcaGGTCGAAGGCAGAAATGCAATCCAACCTCTCTTCATCTTGAGTTCAAAGTCTACGATATGAAAGAGCTCAATAAAATGGCACTATCTACTCTAGACAGGTTTAAAGGAATTTAGATGTTgataactttttattactttatttctgtTGAAATGTTGGCATAGAAGATAAAATGTAGACATTACTTTTATTGACATTGTTCAAGTGAAATACCTGCcaataaaattgaatgaaaatgtacaaaaaataaacatatatatggGGGATGAGGGATATTTTACACTACTAGATATTTGCATTCAGAATAACATCTCTCAACAATAAATCGTTCTGATAAGCTGTTAACtatcagtttataatatttaattgttcacTAGAATATAGCAGGAATTCAGTAACGCAATTACACTTAGAGGACAGTAATAGACATTTGAACTAGAACTTTGTTTCATTTTCGGTTCTACATCAATTTTATGTTCATATAATTGTATCACTCAAATTAGGCTACGTATTGTtacacataacaatattttacaacagaacCAGCAGACTTAAAGACATTCACACACTCATGCTGATCcatataaaacactaataaacATAGTACCGTATGGTCAGCAATAGTAAATaggcaataaaaattgtaaatcatgaaatattagttaaaaaaatacttttcaagtctatagttaaGGCTTGTAAACACAAATACGTAAAGCACTTTCATTTTTTCGCAGTACTTTCACACTGAGCCTGTACAGTAAAAACAacagacatttttattaaaacaatccaGTTATTTACATCAATGTTACTATGACACAAGAAAATAATAAGTGTCAtcttttgtaatttacaaatgttGTACCTGACAAATTTTTCCAAAAggaattattcaaattttttaattttacataatacataatttaataggGCCCTAAATAAACCTTCATATAAGCATACAAATGTGAAGGTATTGCACttatgtattattgaaaatgctttttgtaaaaatacatgcacataaacaaaatatatctaaaaaaaaaaaaaaaaatatatatatatatatatatatatatataatatatatatatatatatatatatatatatatatatatatatatatgggtaatTCTGatgtaaatttattcaaatttacaagtaataaaattaacttcaatgtatatatatatatatatatatatatatatatatatatatatacataggtataaaagaaaacaaaacacgtttcttcaaatcgaaatgcttaatatttcgttacttttcagtaacattatcaaaagcatgtatataataaaatataaacaaacaaaagaattaaggttataaaaacatttcaaacaacaaaaacatatggtatcaaaacaagtaaattaattaaacatgtaacctttcctaaacacagagatagataaaatgtttgaataataaatttaaatttaaatttaaattaactgtgtctcaaatttaatccaactggtgattttgattgaagagccattatgttagcttgttcatatcttcttagtaattaATTTGGTGtagtctttattgtcataattttgattatgacataatattattgtcatttttatatatatatatatatatgggattcataactctgtttttatttaatttcaaaattaaatattacaggaCCAACTTCCCTCACTGCACCTGaccctttaaattaaatgttcttaacTAAAATCAGAACAAAAAGTATAAGAAGACTGACGTGTATCCAACGGCAGCCAGGGCCATGCCGTAGCGAGGTCCGGTGAGGCTGACCATGGATGGCCCGAGCCACAAGCTTAGGGCGAATACCAAGTATGTGATCCCCAGACTGGTGTAGCCATCCACGGTGAACTCAGGCTTGTCCTCGTGTATACTGCTAATCAGTGTTTTCTGCGCAAGTTAACAAATGTTCACGCACattcattaaatttcttttacttttgtctatttattattactaGTTATATATTTGACAGTACTACATATATCACTTTAATGCAATCCTTTGTTGGACTTCAAGAATGAtatctaattattataattagtgtACATCAATATGACACAACATTTTAACTCTGAAAACGATTTTTTACATTGAGAGGAACACATTGACTGATTGCTATTcattctttaaaaattgaaattaacctTCACAGCTATGGTCAGGGGCTAAAACTCTGCCAAGCCATCTGGTAATCTAAACTAAATACCTAATTAATGAGCATGTCCACTCTATTCCAGTCATTAgcatttataatgaataaaacaaaattggaccCATGAGTAATCCCTGTGGCAACCTATTCAAAGTAATTAACCTTTTTATATTCTgatcaaataattaacaaaaattagtttGGTCTGAATCCGAATCTGATCAAAATgtagcaaaaataatttttaaacatggttGTGATTTGAATTAGGGGAATTTCTTGTTCCCATATTTGCCTTAATAGAATTGTATGTAAAGAATATATCAAAACTTTACCCGGAAATTCAGAATTTAGTACAAGACCTgattcatattattaaaagtccttttagaaataattttagacaTTAGACATCAATTCAGCCAATTTATTTCTCTGTAGTTAATATTAGTGTTAAGTTTACAAaagttgtttgttaattttattagtgtTAGATTTGATCagttaaatgataaataaatttagctTGTTTTTCTGATGTACCATTATTATTTCAATTGCTTTAAGTTACTAAAAttgtttcatgaataaatatctttcaataaaaataaaaaattgattatctTTTAAAgctctaaattaaatattgtattacaataaaactcTAGTTCCGTTCATAATAAAAGAACCAGCTGTAATGTAACTATCTTGACATTTTTTCCTTTAAGAACAGTTCTAAGCCTTAAACTATTTTACTCTCTTATTACTACTGGTCTATAGAGTTTTGCTACATGTCTCATTTATAAGATTCAGAATCTATTGAATCTATTGAAGAACTAGTATATGTAATGTAGCTTTTTTAGTTTTCATGATATTATCTATCAAATTCTCACacttaataaaagttaaaaccttcaaaaaactatgtatattatacataaaacctCAAATGCATATTAATGATCACACACTCAAACACTTAATGAACATTGTTTAACACCTTAATTATGACACAAGTCATGTACCCACTTAAGAACAGCAGAGTACATAGTAGTAATGTGGAAACATATACTACTTTTTTCACTTAAACATGTAATGTTCCACCATTTCAAATCATTTTCCATGTGTGTTCAAAgacattgtaacatttttaaataactttgtgaTTATTACAGTATAATGCCAACTGAAACAAAACTTTAGTGTCAAAATGTGCtgcctataaaattaaaaaaatcttaaaccaaaccaaaaaccaaacatttttgtCTAATGCAGATCCTTAGgtcttttaattagtttttattttattacatgattaattaaagtaacattttgTGTTACAAATACTACATCTAATATTTAATGTggtacaatttagttttattgtctTGCGTAGGGTCttagaattttttataagtagaggtcatattatgattatttattacatggTTTCGCTTTGATAAATGAAAGTTTAATTAGTACTAATACATATTTTCCTTCATTTTAAGTGCCTTGTGTGGCACAACTTAAAATACTGTCTTCTAAAGCCTGAAAGAGTTTAATCAAGTATCAATGTTTCTTTGACTAACtcaatttatagtttatacatttttcatttaattatttgtatttaaaatgttatctataTGTTCAGAGGGGctctatatatacatattttttaatactgatgCCAAAGTTAGAAAATTCATTACCTTATacaatctaaattattaaaaccttgCTATCATCTGATCTAATGACATGTCATGTACTCTCTGCATTAGTAAAGTTATAACAGTGCCtgtaatttgtgaaattttgtgatttattcttaaatgaaattttaaatctgtatgcTTCACGCTTAAAACTACATATGATTTTCAACAAAAAAGATTTTCTGTTTTCCCCCTAACCtgtttaatgataaaaacaaatccTTATCTCAACTAAGATTGAGAACTTATTTTAAAGACtaacaattatattatgttactaaaaGGCGATAAGACATTGTTAAAGTCCCTAAATGccagtaataaataatgttttatctgcagtagaatataatattcaataattaaaaaaaaaaaccatgaaagatgatatatcataacaaattattatataatacgcgattccattaaaaaaatagagatgcCAACAGACACACACACGGTACTTAGTTTTCAAAGGACACACCCCAAGAAGAACAAAACAGCTGATTTTCAAGGCTTtatacattattagattgttttgtttgttgacaGTTTGAGTTTTCACAGCGCGAAACATAACCTATACGAGCACTTGGTAGAAGTGAATCATAATTGATTAGTAGTAATTTTAGATATGTACGGTAATCATCAGTAATATCGTAAATATCACGAGCTCAGATTCTGTTAGATATTATTTGTCATGTTTTCGTAAGTAATTACAAGTAAATGCTAATTTTCAAGttaacctttaatttaatttctcttttctTTAATTAACCTAACTAACTTACTTGCATATTAGTGACCGTGTAGTCTGCTGTAAAAAGTATCATAAAACACAATCCCAGTGAAATTACATTCCATAACTTTTTATCAAACCCTGAATgcaacatttttaacacttttacgtATCTTCACAGTGTAAACCAATCGGCCGTTTCTTCAACAGTGATGAAATTTGCAGATTTTTTGGGGTCAAGGCTGTTGACCTAGACCAAGCTGTCAATTAAAACGCTTGTCATTGCAAGTTTCCTCTTCTTTCAGCACCTTGTTAGTTATAAATTTGAGTTGAGATTGACAAATATCTTCTTTGTTTATTCTTTCTGAAataggtaaaaattatttttaacaatacaatcAGTCAAGAAAATCAGTCACATTTTTACACTATGCATGCAaccaaacataataataaattatatacataaaaaaggtAGTATAACTTCTCAACTTAGTTAGGTATATAAAGGTGAAAAAGTAACCAACCGATTAACTATTTACTTTCCAGTAAATAACTTGCATTGAAGcaagattttttacattttgtgtttattCCATTTTACGTTAACTTATGTTTAACCCATATTGTGGTAAGTAACTATTATAGGGTGACAGGAGGAGATCAGTATGCCTCAGGTAGTcttcagtaaatatttacaactcTGTGATGAGGAAAAATCTCATTTCCAGCTTTGGGAGATTTTGAGTAACTCTGggttttagttttaaagattttgtttaattccagaacaaatttgatataataaGTGATCCTGACTAGGTCTGGATTCATTATTTGTTAACTACATAAGAGGATTTTACAACACACCAAACTCCATAATATACCCAACATTATAATAATCAATCCTTTGAATGCCACagaaatttgttgttaaaataactGCATAAGATTTCAGAATGTTTTCTGTAGATTTGTAAGGATTTCGAATAAAAGCTATTGTACAACAACTATCCTACTTAACTCAATTTTTTACTATaccaattttttgtttataaaaagtgaagtttgttatataatgatgtaaaatagtttatagaatataaattttcgtaatcaataaaaaaaaccacagaaaacttttataaacaaataagttaaGTTGACTCTGTTTTACATAGAACTTTGTATTTTTGAACTAAGAtctgttttataactatacatattatatgagagactaaagaaattgaaattgaattcaTGTACAGTACATTTCTTTGAGACATGTAAAGAGTTGCAAGCATCTAAATAAAAACCTACCAGCTATTGCCACTGCTACCAGCCTTGAAGATAGCCAAGATAAGATAAAATAAGCCAAGATTGACAAGCCTTGCCTGCTGGTAATCTAAGATGTAGCATAGATATGTTGgtgtaatacatgtaaaatactaATCATATCACAGGCAATGTTTTTCACAATAATTAGGGTACTTCAAGTATAAGTTCAGTAGAATCATGTactataaaatgttcatttatattGTTCTTACATAACCTTTATCAAATGGCAACAGCCAGATAAAAAACGAACatgtttttgcttttaaaagattgtattgtgatttattttaataaatctataacaGTAAACACCCAAATGTTTAAAGAAGTAGGCCTAATAACcgtttataaaacaacaatgcttattaaaaccaattttttgtccattttatattgattattttagcaaatatataACAGACAATTAGACATATAAGTTCTACTAATTGCTGGAGAGTCTGAATTTGGACGAGAGCAGAGCAAATTGCATTCAATAATAAAACCAAACTCGACAACTGTGTTTTAACTAAGTAGTGATTGGGAATAAATAGTCTTCATTCGGTTTAGTCTTAGCCTACTGTTCCTGACAGTTGAGTTACTGCCGGAACTACTATGCAGTATTTTAGAAGACGGTAACTAGATAGTTCTAGGGTTGCAAAGTACCGTAAAGGAATTTTCTATCCCTAtcacataaaaattcaaattccgTTTATACACAGAACAGTAATTTTGTACCCTAGATTTATTGAAATTAGTCAAttagttttatcataaaaattctCAAGTTTGTTTCA
This genomic stretch from Homalodisca vitripennis isolate AUS2020 chromosome 6, UT_GWSS_2.1, whole genome shotgun sequence harbors:
- the LOC124364576 gene encoding UNC93-like protein MFSD11 isoform X1 — encoded protein: MLHSGFDKKLWNVISLGLCFMILFTADYTVTNMQKTLISSIHEDKPEFTVDGYTSLGITYLVFALSLWLGPSMVSLTGPRYGMALAAVGYTIYILAFNLEESWAIYAVTVIGGVAGGLLWTAEGNYLVLNSDSTNISRNVGIFWAFLQSSSLFGNIFTFFKFEGKRRIDADTRHQVIWVLGGVAAVSVFAFLFLRESKKPKDELDEARGPLVELKKTWMVFITKEIIILNITFCFTGMQHAFTYGVYSPSVGFTTAFGNQAKQLVALSGICIAVGEVFGGMCQVFLNRIFTRCKLGRSAVIIFGFTLQLLAFILIFLNLPDSASYGESYEKSIIQPSSVVAMSCSFLLGFGDSCLNTQNFSIIAVLFPLNSTQSCALYKFIKSFFVGLGFFVSSHIGLHTQLMVLAPAGAISALAFMYVDKNVTKAKWTNEDWDSAEEETVGTIRSK
- the LOC124364576 gene encoding UNC93-like protein MFSD11 isoform X2 codes for the protein MVSLTGPRYGMALAAVGYTIYILAFNLEESWAIYAVTVIGGVAGGLLWTAEGNYLVLNSDSTNISRNVGIFWAFLQSSSLFGNIFTFFKFEGKRRIDADTRHQVIWVLGGVAAVSVFAFLFLRESKKPKDELDEARGPLVELKKTWMVFITKEIIILNITFCFTGMQHAFTYGVYSPSVGFTTAFGNQAKQLVALSGICIAVGEVFGGMCQVFLNRIFTRCKLGRSAVIIFGFTLQLLAFILIFLNLPDSASYGESYEKSIIQPSSVVAMSCSFLLGFGDSCLNTQNFSIIAVLFPLNSTQSCALYKFIKSFFVGLGFFVSSHIGLHTQLMVLAPAGAISALAFMYVDKNVTKAKWTNEDWDSAEEETVGTIRSK